In Antennarius striatus isolate MH-2024 chromosome 20, ASM4005453v1, whole genome shotgun sequence, the genomic window CCTCCTTTTTCGGGGAGCTTTTTAACCAAAATCCTGAAGTGTTCTTCTTGTATGAGCCCATGTGGCACATCTGGCAGAAACTCTACCCGGGTGATGCGGTGTCTTTACAAGGGGCAGCCAGAGACATGCTTAGCTCCTTGTACCGCTGTGATCTGTCTGTTTTCCAACTTTACAACAGCCCCGGGGGCAAGAATTTTACCTCCCTGGGACTATTTGGGGCCACCCTCAACAAAGTGGTGTGCTCCTATCCCCTCTGCTCTGCGTACAGGAAGGAGGTGGTTGGAATGGTGGATGATAAGGTGTGTAAAAAGTGCCCCCCTCAGAGCCTTAGATTGTTGGAGGAGGAGTGCCTCAAATATAACACCATAGTGATTAAAGGGGTTCGCATTTTGGACGTTAACGTGCTGGCCCCACTCATGGAGGATCCATCTTTAGATTTAAAAGTAATACACCTGGTCAGAGACCCTCGGGCTGTGGCTAATTCCAGGATCAAATCCAGACATGGTCTGATTAGGGAGAATTTACAAGTGGTCCGCAGCAGGGATCCTAAACTTCGGCGGATACCTTTTGTGGATCCTGGCCACAAAGCGAACAAGAAGGACGGCTCAGACTACCACTCCATAGGAGCCATGGAGGTGATCTGTGACCGCACCTCTAGGACTTTGAGGTCTGCCTTAAACCCACCCAGCTGGCTGAAGGGGAAGTACATGGCCGTGCGATACGAGGACCTGGTTGAAAACCCAGTGAAGACCTTGCGGAGCATCTACCCCTTTGCCAACCTCACCACAAACCACGACATTGAGTCTTTTGCGCTGAACATGACCAgcggctccagctcctcctcaaaGCCATTCATTGTCTCGTCCAGAAATGCCACACAAGCTGCCAGTGCATGGAGAACAGTGCTCAGCATTCAACAGATCAAACAAGTGGAGGACTACTGCCACCACGCCATGTCGGTTCTAGGGTACGAAAGAGTCCGAACAGCCGGGGAGGCCAAGGACTTGAGCAAATCACTGCTTACACACTCCAAACTGTGAAAATGTACTCACCACCAAAGactgattaatttaattttcattttgcatcgAGTGCCGTTTCCTCTTATTGTGGAATTAAAGCTTTACTTTAAATCAGTATAGGAGGAGCTCCGTTGGCCGCATTTGGAATGTAACATGTTTCTCTCAGTTGAATTACACTGATATTTGAAGGGACCGCTCCTTTTATACAGGGATATTGGATGTGTTTGACAATGCGAAGGCCTACGAATCAAGACTCAATGAAGCGGaaaggatgaaaaagaaaacaacaactgtatAATTACCTTACCATGTTAAAACACTACCAAGTGGAAATTTCGGAGTTATTTTTGAATGTGCAAAACCttacaaaaatcatttttttcagtctCCATTCTGTCTGTTATAATGAAAATAGtggatgaaagagaaaaataactggtttttaaaaaaaaagtcattgctaCTGTTTGTACTATCTGAGGTCAGAGACAATCAATAAATTGGCTCGTTGATGTGCCATAGGTAGCGATGTGATCAGTAGGCTACATCAGATGGAACAGTAGgagtagtttgtttgtttgtttttgtcaccaAATCCTCATAGGATGATATCATGCACTATGGACAATGTCATGGCTCGGAAAACCTGGAAATTCTGTCTCAGTGTCGATGTAAGCAGTCTGTTCTACCATTTCAAATGTTTACAAATGCTTGCTCttataaaaaacacacagtCTGGGAAATGTTGCATTGAGTAAAGTTCACAGTCAACAAGACGGTTTATGAAGTTTTGATTTTACAACCAGCACTGCTGCACATTATTATCAAGTCATGGTTAACTAAAACTCCACccaggcagctcagtttcctccATTTATGCTTTTGGCCTTTAAGAAACAGTCCCATGACAGTTTGAGCCTCATCATACGACTCCTTTACTGTGAAAATCTGCTTCTAGGAGATAGATGAATATAAAAAAGTCATTCTTAGTTTTTTTGTACTAGTGATTCTTTCTTTCAGGATCTACATTAGTAAGTGTTGAAGATACATCTTGTTTATTAAGGAATGGATGTTCCTTAAGCCCTATAAATATAAACTGTCCAGTTCATCAGATCTGGAATATTACCTAAATACAGCTCTGACTATGATGTGTTGTAGATTTTATGGggatttcattgtattttttttcactaagCATTGTTGGCATTATCTAAAAGCTTACAATTTCCCCTATCCCATAAGAATCCATCAACACATTTCTTGATCCAGATGATGATTCAAATCATCGGCAAAATCAATATCTAAACTTTTTCATGGTTTTAAATTattctgctaaaaaaaacaaaagagagaaaaacacaacctCTCCCATTGAGGTGTAAAACTTCCTAAGCACCAAATCTCTGGTCCCCAAAGTTCTTTTAAAATGCATCAAGTCAAAGAAAGTTTGCAACAAAAAAGCTgctaaaacattcattttttaatgaccTCTAGCTTTTTAAAGAGTGACCTCTTTTAGACATTGCGATGCACAATCTTATTTCAGTGCATTATCAGTCACATTGATGTCTCATCATTTGAGAAACCTGCTGGTATAATGTACGAGCATCATTCCATTATCTACACAACTTAAAGGTGCCCTGTGAACGTTTCCTTCACGTCTCTGAGGTCTGACTGACATGAGAATGCAAAGGCAATGCAAATCCTCCTGCAAAATTTGCAGCCCACCTTGTTTCAGTCAGTTTTCTCTGCATTTACCTGTTTATTCTCGTCCTTCTCGACGCTCGATTCCAGCAGATCAGTGAAATATTGTAAATCATTGTC contains:
- the chst2b gene encoding carbohydrate sulfotransferase 2, with product MRGKQYHQPLKLTAPWEKDAGFGRKLKTYRNHTKIIAQPGIVMKVLRRKRIVLFMAYFLLLVLTMLNLANYKWTKEPQQCNHQMRSTTYQSRSDIRFLYRPSLAKKRQLIYVLTTWRSGSSFFGELFNQNPEVFFLYEPMWHIWQKLYPGDAVSLQGAARDMLSSLYRCDLSVFQLYNSPGGKNFTSLGLFGATLNKVVCSYPLCSAYRKEVVGMVDDKVCKKCPPQSLRLLEEECLKYNTIVIKGVRILDVNVLAPLMEDPSLDLKVIHLVRDPRAVANSRIKSRHGLIRENLQVVRSRDPKLRRIPFVDPGHKANKKDGSDYHSIGAMEVICDRTSRTLRSALNPPSWLKGKYMAVRYEDLVENPVKTLRSIYPFANLTTNHDIESFALNMTSGSSSSSKPFIVSSRNATQAASAWRTVLSIQQIKQVEDYCHHAMSVLGYERVRTAGEAKDLSKSLLTHSKL